The following are from one region of the Bactrocera oleae isolate idBacOlea1 chromosome 6, idBacOlea1, whole genome shotgun sequence genome:
- the LOC106624082 gene encoding fibrinogen-like protein 1 codes for MSLIRAVILVTALFAFETNEFVQERWWLSYLPPSHLKFYEAAMKSGLNNTFTVVNTNSATTKPAVAVTISTPKVTVLANATELAMAAALTTSTPNIATTLRPSESQLIADPLNNLEALTSSTGNNYIFNYFFFRNDSVKTSTENAPIDKEATDANVENDIKYRIQPDCANVNNSGVYLVRVELYSQRPFMIYCQVMDDDKHGWLVIQQRDFDDPLIDFNRSWADYRAGFGVMDGSYWLGLEKIWAITHSMLHEMTILLLDFNNNFRWYRYSLFSIADEEQNYTMNLLGLKGGTAGDSLKDSKGQKFSTYDRDNEGKCAQKMRAGWWYKDCEIGNLNSPFSKQMTESYDGVMWPTFHMDKPLSTVKILVRAKKYDEN; via the exons ATGTCGTTAATTAGAGCTGTAATTTTAGTAACGGCTTTGTTCGCGTTTGAAACAAATGAATTTGTACAAGAGAGATGGTGGCTTTCATATTTGCCGCCgagtcatttaaaattttacgagGCCGCTATGAAGTCGGGCTTGAATAATACATTTACAGTTGTAAATACAAATTCCGCAACAACGAAGCCGGCTGTGGCTGTAACGATTAGTACTCCAAAAGTCACCGTCCTGGCAAATGCAACCG AGCTCGCAATGGCTGCAGCCCTAACAACTTCCACTCCAAACATTGCTACCACTTTGCGTCCATCGGAAAGTCAGCTAATTGCAGATCCTCTAAATAATTTGGAAGCACTGACATCCTCAACTGGGAATAACtacatttttaactattttttctttAGAAATGATTCCGTTAAGACAAGCACTGAGAACGCACCGATTGATAAAGAAGCTACAGACGCTAATGtggaaaatgatataaaatacAG GATCCAACCGGACTGTGCCAACGTTAACAATTCCGGTGTCTACTTGGTACGTGTGGAATTATATAGTCAACGTCCTTTCATGATCTATTGTCAAGTTATGGATGATGATAAGCACGGTTGGTTGGTAATACAACAACGTGACTTCGATGATCCGCTCATCGACTTCAATCGCAGCTGGGCGGATTATCGCGCAGGTTTCGGTGTAATGGATGGCAGTTATTGGTTGGGTCTGGAGAAGATTTGGGCCATTACACACAGCATGTTGCATGAGATGACCATTTTGCTGTTAGATTTTAATAACAACTTTCGTTGGTATCGCTACAGCCTCTTCAGCATTGCGGATGAAGAACAAAACTACACTATGAATTTGTTGGGCTTAAAAGGTGGAACGGCAGGTGATAGTTTGAAAGATAGCAAGGGACAAAAGTTTAGCACATACGACAGGGATAATGAGGGGAAGTGTGCGCAGAAAATGCGAGCTGGTTGGTGGTATAAGGATTGTGAAATCGG aaaTCTTAACAGTCCGTTCTCTAAGCAAATGACGGAAAGCTATGACGGTGTTATGTGGCCGACATTTCATATGGATAAACCTTTAAGTACTGTAAAAATACTGGTGCGTGCAAAGAAATATGATGAGAATTAG